From Salinirubellus salinus, the proteins below share one genomic window:
- the engB gene encoding GTP-binding protein EngB: MFDTRPDRDAEVVLVGRSNVGKSTLMREITGHSVSTGSKPGVTKKPNHFDWVSESFVVTDLPGFGFMSGVPEERREQIKTDVVRYVEANAEQILVGVLVVDGKSVVDIIDRHSGPDEIPHDVEMFHFLRELEIPTVVAVNKMDKVDDRDERLDALCDRLGLLPPWQQWQEVIAPISAKREQTEAFDEAVRHHLHEAKRDDLFKFF; the protein is encoded by the coding sequence ATGTTCGACACCCGCCCGGACCGCGACGCGGAGGTGGTCCTCGTCGGCCGGTCCAACGTCGGCAAGTCCACGCTGATGCGGGAGATCACGGGCCACAGCGTCTCCACCGGCAGCAAGCCGGGCGTCACGAAGAAGCCGAACCACTTCGACTGGGTGAGCGAGAGCTTCGTCGTCACCGACCTCCCCGGGTTCGGCTTCATGTCCGGGGTCCCCGAGGAGCGCCGCGAGCAGATCAAGACCGACGTGGTCCGCTACGTCGAGGCCAACGCCGAGCAGATCCTCGTGGGCGTCCTCGTCGTCGACGGCAAGAGCGTGGTCGACATCATCGACCGCCACTCCGGCCCCGACGAGATTCCCCACGACGTGGAGATGTTCCACTTCCTCCGGGAACTGGAGATCCCGACCGTCGTCGCCGTCAACAAGATGGACAAGGTCGACGACCGGGACGAGCGACTGGACGCCCTCTGTGACCGCCTCGGCCTGCTCCCGCCGTGGCAACAGTGGCAGGAGGTGATCGCCCCCATCTCCGCCAAGCGCGAGCAGACCGAGGCGTTCGACGAGGCCGTCAGGCACCACCTGCACGAGGCGAAGCGGGACGACCTGTTCAAGTTCTTCTAG
- a CDS encoding right-handed parallel beta-helix repeat-containing protein: MTDPPDPTGPDGVPRRRLLQGATGLAAALAGCAASGDYGASERVTVASTTDLHAAFEALSPGDVLYVSPENAPYRTRGWLDVDVSDVAILGPGLPGLLVPVDQADFGGVRIGHRDACENVLVAGLGFDGNRGRTSGAPRRHGLAVHDATNVTLAGNHVRRTGPLRHGDGGSGISVARAATGVRVVGNVVEDWGDRGIQLAGTRLLVTGNRLRVGLDRAISCDLWYPRGTNHTARHVLVSGNLLGEVREGSLTGVAHNASVDEHHGNVAIVGNVGYGTHKSFCHVRGPEPVRNVTVQSNTSTQATDGLETDRTTRYAGVAIDPAGGRNLAVRNNEFHGYSGHGVNVDGAVRDVTVRGNTLSRPALAGVRVRHARHVQVADNRIVDPGAHGVRLEDAAEVVVADNHVRGAAGVGIDVAGDGDVGHDVLDNVVAGTGHAGGAPVIRVRARGVRVRGNAVRRRAGPAVREGPAAGGNLYEANHAEGEAPWVVTAPDSRTRANTPPVDVHRGLTADADGRVTVRFDRPYARPPRLTFGRRPGPVGETTYLTDADGNAVGAEVAVDGDGPVDVFVDDA, translated from the coding sequence GTGACCGACCCACCGGACCCGACGGGACCCGACGGGGTCCCGCGGCGGCGACTGCTCCAGGGCGCGACCGGCCTCGCGGCGGCGCTGGCGGGGTGTGCCGCCAGCGGAGACTACGGGGCCTCGGAGCGAGTCACGGTGGCGTCGACGACGGACCTCCACGCCGCCTTCGAGGCGCTCTCGCCCGGGGACGTGCTCTACGTCTCGCCCGAGAACGCCCCCTACCGCACCCGAGGGTGGCTGGACGTCGACGTCTCCGACGTGGCAATCCTCGGCCCCGGACTCCCCGGGCTCCTCGTCCCCGTCGACCAGGCCGACTTCGGCGGCGTCCGTATCGGCCACCGCGACGCCTGCGAGAACGTCCTCGTCGCGGGCCTCGGGTTCGACGGGAACCGCGGCCGGACGTCGGGGGCGCCACGACGCCACGGTCTCGCCGTCCACGACGCCACGAACGTGACGCTCGCGGGGAACCACGTCCGCCGGACCGGCCCGCTGCGACACGGCGACGGCGGCAGCGGCATCAGCGTGGCCCGTGCGGCCACCGGCGTCAGGGTCGTCGGGAACGTCGTCGAGGACTGGGGTGACCGTGGCATCCAGCTCGCGGGTACCCGGCTGCTCGTCACCGGGAACCGCCTCCGCGTCGGCCTCGACCGCGCCATCTCCTGTGACCTGTGGTATCCACGCGGGACGAACCACACCGCCCGGCACGTGCTCGTCTCCGGGAACCTGCTGGGAGAGGTCCGGGAGGGGAGCCTCACCGGCGTCGCGCACAACGCCTCGGTCGACGAGCACCACGGGAACGTCGCGATCGTCGGCAACGTCGGCTACGGCACGCACAAGTCCTTCTGCCACGTCCGTGGCCCCGAACCGGTCCGGAACGTCACGGTCCAGAGCAACACCAGCACGCAGGCGACGGACGGGCTCGAGACCGATCGCACCACCCGGTACGCGGGCGTCGCCATCGACCCTGCCGGCGGCCGGAACCTCGCCGTCCGGAACAACGAGTTCCACGGCTACAGCGGCCACGGCGTCAACGTCGACGGCGCGGTGCGGGACGTGACCGTCCGGGGGAACACGCTCTCGCGCCCCGCGCTGGCCGGCGTCAGGGTCCGCCACGCCCGGCACGTCCAGGTGGCAGACAACCGCATCGTCGACCCCGGTGCCCACGGTGTCCGTCTCGAGGACGCCGCCGAGGTGGTCGTCGCCGACAACCACGTCCGGGGCGCCGCAGGCGTCGGCATCGATGTCGCGGGTGACGGCGACGTGGGCCACGACGTCCTCGACAACGTCGTCGCCGGCACGGGCCACGCGGGCGGCGCGCCCGTCATCCGCGTCCGTGCCCGCGGGGTCCGGGTCCGGGGCAACGCCGTCCGGCGCCGGGCCGGCCCCGCCGTCCGTGAGGGGCCGGCCGCCGGAGGGAACCTGTACGAGGCCAACCACGCCGAGGGCGAGGCGCCGTGGGTCGTCACGGCCCCCGACTCGCGCACCCGGGCCAACACCCCCCCGGTGGACGTCCACCGCGGACTGACGGCCGACGCCGACGGGCGCGTGACCGTCCGCTTCGACCGGCCGTACGCCCGCCCTCCGCGACTCACGTTCGGCCGGCGACCCGGCCCCGTCGGCGAGACCACCTACCTGACCGACGCGGACGGGAACGCCGTCGGCGCCGAGGTGGCCGTCGACGGCGACGGCCCGGTCGACGTGTTCGTCGACGACGCCTGA
- a CDS encoding ArsR family transcriptional regulator, translated as MMSESQLELLSYLVGEPGEETSISDLAEGIGWSDGYVSRVVSELDSNGYVRTKRDGRQKLVALSEIEPIERLESLMLEYDHVDFPTLIAGSGLALLYYLDEPRTATVLSEMSGVSRATVYKRLNTLQRVGIVGKSESHYRLNEPFSSLSRIARGLAHHEHRREAERYTSGVNIRWETHDEYLFACDTEFVAEQFHETGPGLFAEFDIPLLTRQRRHYFRSDRTTNISAADLVCHTLLIDDGARYRTYSLLLIQAERVGRDTLRDTAEHYSPEAGVDLRSIVDELIEYLETEGEVPTDQLPSWQEFKNTAADYEIDV; from the coding sequence ATGATGTCTGAAAGCCAATTAGAGCTCCTGTCATATCTCGTGGGTGAACCGGGTGAAGAGACCTCAATCAGTGACCTCGCCGAGGGGATCGGTTGGAGCGACGGATATGTGTCGCGAGTGGTTTCCGAACTGGACTCTAACGGGTACGTGCGCACGAAGCGAGATGGACGACAGAAACTCGTCGCACTGTCCGAAATTGAACCGATAGAGCGACTCGAATCGCTCATGCTCGAGTACGATCACGTCGACTTTCCTACTCTCATCGCCGGGTCTGGACTTGCCCTGCTCTACTACCTCGACGAGCCCCGGACTGCGACCGTACTCAGCGAGATGAGTGGCGTCAGCCGTGCGACGGTATATAAACGGCTGAACACGCTCCAACGCGTCGGCATCGTCGGCAAATCCGAGTCACACTATCGACTCAACGAGCCGTTCTCCTCACTCTCTAGAATCGCACGCGGGCTGGCCCACCACGAGCACCGACGAGAGGCGGAGCGCTACACGAGCGGCGTCAATATTCGGTGGGAGACGCACGACGAGTACCTCTTCGCGTGTGATACCGAATTCGTCGCTGAACAGTTCCACGAGACTGGACCAGGGCTCTTCGCCGAGTTCGATATCCCTCTCCTTACGCGGCAGCGACGGCACTACTTTCGCTCTGACCGAACCACAAACATCTCTGCTGCCGACCTCGTGTGTCACACACTCCTGATCGACGACGGAGCTCGCTATCGAACGTATTCACTACTCCTCATCCAAGCCGAGCGTGTCGGCCGCGATACCTTGAGAGACACCGCCGAACACTACAGTCCAGAAGCAGGGGTGGATTTGCGGTCGATAGTTGACGAACTGATTGAGTACCTAGAGACCGAGGGTGAAGTCCCGACCGACCAGTTGCCCTCGTGGCAAGAGTTCAAGAACACCGCTGCTGACTACGAGATAGACGTATGA
- a CDS encoding DUF3179 domain-containing protein, protein MNRRRLLAAVGTLGTASLAGCTLGYTGPTPRPDADAGEDFAELGFPSTICEEELRPNLIPAIDDPVFAADWSDPRIPERFRRTGGLTDDRQVVGIERGGVARAYPLAILRRNEVVNDTVGGPLLVTYCPLCRSGLVARREVDSEPTTFGVSGLLWKPPDAYAAASEADGDVFVAGEGLGEDPSIRNTGNLVLYDVATESRWSQLAARAICGPKTGTDFEILPSTVATWGEWKAEYPDTEVLLPPPISGTL, encoded by the coding sequence ATGAACCGTCGTCGCCTCCTCGCCGCGGTCGGAACCCTCGGCACCGCCTCGCTCGCGGGGTGTACCCTCGGCTATACCGGCCCCACACCACGCCCCGACGCGGACGCGGGCGAGGACTTCGCCGAGCTGGGGTTCCCGAGCACCATCTGCGAGGAGGAGCTGAGACCGAACCTGATTCCGGCCATCGACGACCCGGTGTTCGCCGCGGACTGGTCTGACCCACGCATCCCCGAGAGGTTCCGCCGGACCGGCGGCCTGACCGACGACCGGCAGGTAGTCGGTATCGAACGCGGCGGCGTGGCGCGGGCCTATCCGCTGGCCATCCTTCGCCGGAACGAGGTGGTGAACGACACGGTGGGGGGACCCCTGCTGGTCACCTACTGTCCCCTCTGTCGCTCGGGACTCGTCGCCCGCCGCGAGGTGGACAGCGAGCCCACAACGTTCGGGGTCTCCGGCCTGCTCTGGAAGCCGCCGGACGCCTACGCGGCCGCGAGCGAGGCCGACGGCGACGTGTTCGTCGCGGGCGAGGGACTCGGCGAGGACCCGAGCATACGCAACACCGGCAACCTCGTCCTCTACGACGTCGCCACCGAGTCGAGATGGTCGCAGCTCGCCGCTCGGGCCATCTGCGGGCCGAAGACGGGCACCGACTTCGAGATCCTCCCCTCGACGGTGGCGACGTGGGGTGAGTGGAAGGCCGAGTACCCGGACACCGAGGTCCTCCTCCCGCCACCGATTTCGGGGACGCTCTGA
- a CDS encoding NUDIX domain-containing protein, whose protein sequence is MAERTPVVTVFLRHRGEVLLFRRSDAVGTYVDQWGTVAGHVATDEGVTQPPETAARAEIREETGLDEGVVSLARMGDPFDVDDGERRWRVHPFLFDCETRAVEPNEETSEYEWCAPTELLRRDTVPRLWTSYDRVRPTVETVAADTDHGSAYLSYRALECLRDEAALRVDGQVERPVRSVARALRGARPAMAVVENRVNRAMARAGDADDPAAVERAASEGLAEAFDADERAAAWPDSPDAPDTVLTLSRSGTVCGAIESADPSQVFVAESRPAREGVGVAESLAPEREVTLHTDAAVGHVLATEMVDAVVVGADAVLADGSVVNKTGTRLVALAAAREGVPVYVVCAADKVTAREEPHLESGSPGAVYDGDAPLDVLNPTFDVTPADLVTGVLTDHGALDTASVAEVAAEHASLAAWDER, encoded by the coding sequence ATGGCCGAACGAACGCCGGTCGTCACCGTCTTCCTGCGGCACCGCGGCGAGGTCCTCCTGTTCCGCCGGAGCGACGCCGTCGGCACCTACGTCGACCAGTGGGGGACCGTCGCGGGGCACGTCGCCACCGACGAGGGCGTGACACAGCCCCCGGAGACGGCCGCCCGTGCGGAGATACGCGAGGAGACCGGCCTCGACGAGGGCGTCGTGTCGCTCGCCCGCATGGGCGACCCGTTCGACGTGGACGACGGCGAGCGCCGCTGGCGCGTCCACCCGTTCCTGTTCGACTGCGAGACGCGCGCGGTCGAGCCGAACGAGGAGACCAGCGAGTACGAGTGGTGTGCCCCGACCGAACTCCTGCGGCGCGACACCGTCCCCCGGCTGTGGACCTCCTACGACCGGGTCCGACCGACCGTCGAGACGGTCGCCGCCGACACCGACCACGGCTCCGCCTACCTCTCCTACCGGGCGCTGGAGTGCCTGCGAGACGAGGCCGCTCTCCGGGTCGACGGGCAGGTCGAGCGTCCCGTCCGTTCGGTCGCGCGAGCGCTCCGCGGCGCCCGGCCCGCGATGGCCGTCGTCGAGAACCGGGTGAACCGGGCGATGGCCCGCGCGGGGGACGCCGACGACCCCGCGGCGGTCGAACGAGCCGCGAGCGAGGGGCTGGCCGAGGCGTTCGACGCGGACGAACGGGCCGCCGCGTGGCCGGACTCGCCGGACGCGCCCGACACGGTACTCACGCTCTCGCGGTCGGGCACGGTCTGCGGCGCCATCGAGTCGGCCGACCCGTCCCAGGTGTTCGTCGCGGAGTCGCGCCCCGCCCGCGAGGGAGTGGGTGTCGCCGAGTCACTCGCTCCCGAGCGCGAGGTGACGCTCCACACCGACGCCGCCGTCGGCCACGTCCTCGCCACCGAGATGGTGGACGCAGTGGTCGTGGGTGCCGACGCCGTCCTCGCCGACGGCTCGGTGGTGAACAAGACCGGCACCCGCCTCGTGGCGCTCGCGGCCGCACGTGAGGGGGTGCCCGTCTACGTCGTCTGTGCGGCCGACAAGGTGACCGCACGCGAGGAACCGCACCTCGAATCCGGGTCGCCCGGGGCGGTGTACGACGGGGACGCGCCACTCGACGTGCTGAACCCGACGTTCGACGTGACGCCGGCCGACCTCGTGACCGGCGTGCTCACCGACCACGGCGCGCTCGACACCGCGAGTGTGGCCGAGGTCGCCGCCGAGCACGCGTCGCTGGCCGCCTGGGACGAGCGGTAG
- a CDS encoding helix-turn-helix domain-containing protein, translating into MRRARFRLWLPEGLWVAEVSRAFPDASLRLLTAVPMGDRTLELGETRADDPRAVVEAIRDHPDVRSLDLLHCDAARSLSKYETRDRALFEFLGGSSLLPEFPLVVEDGVMTFAITATQADFEAFGDRLDASGLRYELLSAVGRDGSGGDPLTDRQLECLTVAERMGYFEVPRECSLAEVADALGVDTSTVSETIRRGTAHVLERFLSERRRAPDR; encoded by the coding sequence GTGAGACGCGCGCGGTTCCGCCTGTGGCTCCCCGAGGGGCTCTGGGTGGCCGAGGTGTCCCGAGCGTTCCCGGACGCGAGCCTCCGACTCCTCACGGCGGTCCCGATGGGTGACCGGACACTCGAACTCGGCGAGACGCGGGCCGACGACCCGCGGGCCGTCGTCGAGGCCATCCGCGACCACCCCGACGTGCGCTCGCTCGACCTGCTCCACTGCGACGCGGCGCGCTCGCTCTCGAAGTACGAGACGCGCGACCGGGCGCTGTTCGAGTTCCTCGGCGGCAGTTCGCTCCTCCCCGAGTTCCCGCTCGTCGTCGAGGACGGCGTGATGACGTTCGCCATCACCGCCACGCAGGCCGACTTCGAGGCGTTCGGCGACCGACTGGACGCCAGCGGCCTGCGCTACGAACTGCTGTCGGCCGTCGGTCGAGACGGATCGGGAGGCGACCCGCTCACCGACCGTCAACTGGAGTGTCTCACCGTCGCCGAGCGGATGGGCTACTTCGAGGTGCCACGTGAGTGCTCGCTCGCCGAGGTGGCCGACGCACTCGGCGTGGACACGTCGACGGTCAGCGAGACCATCCGACGCGGTACCGCACACGTGCTGGAGCGATTCCTGTCCGAGCGCCGCCGCGCTCCGGACCGCTGA
- a CDS encoding metallophosphoesterase family protein: MVEVLLVSDSHVPSREPAIPEWVLERIEAAPYTVHAGDFDSPEALATVREAANDLTAVRGNIDPADIGLPDVATLDVEGVRFVVTHGTGPIENYRERVAGIVADHAADGPTVGVSGHTHQPMDETVDGYRLLNPGSCTGADPAPGTSVMRASVEAGELTVERQEG, translated from the coding sequence ATGGTCGAGGTACTCCTCGTCAGCGACTCGCACGTCCCCTCGCGCGAACCGGCCATCCCGGAGTGGGTGCTCGAACGCATCGAGGCCGCGCCGTACACCGTCCACGCGGGCGACTTCGACAGCCCCGAGGCGCTCGCGACGGTCCGCGAGGCCGCGAACGACCTCACCGCGGTCCGGGGGAACATCGACCCCGCGGACATCGGGTTGCCGGACGTGGCGACGCTCGACGTCGAGGGCGTCCGATTCGTCGTCACGCACGGTACGGGACCGATAGAGAACTACCGCGAACGCGTGGCCGGCATCGTCGCCGACCACGCGGCCGACGGCCCGACCGTCGGCGTCTCGGGCCACACCCACCAGCCGATGGACGAGACCGTCGACGGCTACCGCCTGCTCAACCCCGGGTCGTGCACGGGCGCGGACCCGGCGCCGGGGACGAGCGTGATGCGCGCGAGCGTCGAGGCGGGGGAACTGACGGTCGAACGCCAGGAGGGGTGA
- a CDS encoding alpha/beta fold hydrolase: MTRRTGGDRTDEESSVAVSRSRPAVGEDTSPFASLYRQARADLLTVPVTDREVATPDGTTHLLTAGDPDAPPLLLLQGANVTNPVTLSWLQSLVDEYYLLAPDTPGEPAERATESPADYGEWVGSVLDGLGLDSAPVVGVSHGGGVLLEAIAHDPDRISTAALVVSAGFGVSPSATLARVVGLSLAYRLVPRDRLLAAALSPLFTSPVPHVHPVVRETVALALRTADVKTGFPGPAGPEALAAFDEPTLLIGAAGDPFFPAAWLHERSRGFLPADTERVTLVGERHFLSPVGQERVTREVRSFLADAVGR; the protein is encoded by the coding sequence ATGACACGACGGACCGGTGGGGACCGAACGGACGAGGAGTCGAGTGTGGCCGTGTCGCGGTCACGACCGGCGGTGGGCGAGGACACGTCGCCGTTCGCCTCGCTCTACCGGCAGGCTCGCGCGGACCTCCTGACGGTGCCGGTGACCGACCGCGAGGTGGCCACGCCCGACGGCACGACCCACCTCCTGACGGCCGGGGACCCCGACGCGCCGCCGCTGCTCCTCCTGCAGGGGGCCAACGTGACGAACCCGGTCACCCTCTCGTGGCTCCAGTCGCTGGTCGACGAGTACTACCTGCTCGCGCCGGACACGCCCGGCGAACCGGCCGAACGAGCGACCGAGTCGCCGGCCGACTACGGCGAGTGGGTCGGGTCGGTGCTCGACGGGCTCGGTCTCGACAGCGCGCCCGTGGTCGGCGTCTCGCACGGCGGCGGCGTCCTGCTGGAGGCCATCGCGCACGACCCGGACCGGATATCGACGGCGGCGCTCGTCGTCTCCGCCGGTTTCGGCGTCTCGCCGTCCGCGACGCTCGCGCGTGTCGTCGGACTCTCGCTGGCGTACCGGCTCGTCCCACGCGACAGGCTGCTGGCGGCGGCGCTGTCGCCGCTGTTCACCAGCCCGGTCCCCCACGTCCACCCGGTGGTCCGGGAGACGGTCGCCCTCGCTCTCCGCACCGCCGACGTGAAGACCGGGTTCCCCGGGCCCGCCGGGCCCGAGGCGCTGGCGGCGTTCGACGAGCCGACCCTGCTCATCGGGGCGGCGGGCGACCCGTTCTTCCCGGCCGCGTGGCTCCACGAGCGGTCGCGGGGGTTCCTCCCGGCCGACACGGAGCGGGTGACGCTCGTCGGCGAGCGACACTTCCTCTCGCCGGTGGGACAGGAGCGGGTCACCCGGGAGGTCCGGTCGTTCCTCGCGGACGCGGTGGGTCGCTGA
- a CDS encoding DUF6036 family nucleotidyltransferase, which produces MTARARFDREYIERELNRIAEHLQTDVDAYLIGGGAMSLRNLKDTTKDIDLVVANETAFTRLMGTLQELGYEEVTDLGQEYDELGARHCVRNAEGCQLDLFHRQIADKLFFSDGMRERSDSFLSTRHLSVGLVSLDDIFLFKSVAERPDDIGDMATLVQTGLDFEAIEAEIATQVELLGGERFVTIVAESLQRLDEQEGIQTPLDDMVHDYYERYMDGYELRVQLDEDEPKSITEVAEELGVTEAEIEQRVEYLAEYGFAERTEVGVRDTGKRDRFKRS; this is translated from the coding sequence ATGACTGCTCGCGCCCGGTTCGACCGTGAGTACATCGAACGCGAGTTGAACCGCATCGCCGAACACCTGCAGACGGACGTCGACGCATATCTCATCGGCGGAGGGGCGATGTCCCTCCGAAATCTCAAGGACACGACCAAGGATATCGACCTCGTGGTCGCGAACGAGACGGCGTTCACGAGGCTCATGGGGACGCTTCAGGAACTCGGGTACGAAGAAGTCACTGACCTCGGTCAAGAGTACGACGAACTGGGCGCTCGGCACTGCGTGCGAAACGCAGAGGGGTGCCAACTCGATCTCTTCCACCGACAGATTGCCGATAAACTGTTCTTCAGCGACGGAATGCGCGAGCGAAGCGATTCGTTCCTCTCGACACGACACCTGTCGGTCGGCCTCGTCTCACTAGATGATATCTTCCTCTTCAAATCCGTCGCAGAGCGACCCGACGACATCGGTGACATGGCGACGCTCGTCCAGACTGGGCTCGACTTCGAGGCAATTGAAGCAGAAATCGCCACGCAAGTGGAGTTACTCGGAGGCGAACGGTTTGTGACGATCGTCGCCGAGTCCTTGCAGCGGCTCGACGAACAGGAAGGCATCCAGACCCCGCTCGACGACATGGTCCACGACTACTACGAACGGTACATGGATGGCTACGAACTCCGGGTACAGCTTGACGAGGACGAGCCCAAGTCGATAACGGAGGTAGCTGAAGAACTAGGGGTTACGGAAGCGGAAATCGAGCAGCGCGTGGAGTACTTGGCGGAATACGGGTTCGCTGAACGAACGGAGGTCGGGGTTCGCGATACTGGGAAGCGGGACCGGTTCAAGCGTTCGTGA
- a CDS encoding class I SAM-dependent methyltransferase, producing MDPDENRRGWAERSQDYSPAYYADIGPNEVSETLAAVFDHYVDEDAAVLEVGCSSGRHLAHLLDAGYENLTGLDINESSFDVMAEYYPRLAETGTFHHGAIEDLLPEFEDDAFDVVYSVETLQHVHPDETWVFEALTRVTSDLLVTAENEGNSPRRGRGEERVSVVDDGAGEFPLFHRNWKEVFSGLGLAQLLVEPTDRDTIRVFRVV from the coding sequence ATGGACCCGGACGAGAACCGCAGGGGGTGGGCCGAACGTTCACAGGACTACTCGCCCGCCTACTACGCCGACATCGGGCCGAACGAGGTGAGCGAGACGCTCGCAGCCGTGTTCGACCACTACGTCGACGAGGACGCCGCCGTCCTCGAGGTGGGGTGTAGCTCCGGCCGGCACCTCGCCCACCTCCTCGACGCGGGCTACGAGAACCTCACCGGCCTCGACATCAACGAGTCGTCGTTCGACGTGATGGCCGAGTACTACCCCCGGCTGGCCGAGACGGGGACCTTCCACCACGGCGCCATCGAGGACCTCCTTCCCGAGTTCGAGGACGACGCCTTCGACGTGGTCTACTCGGTCGAGACGCTCCAGCACGTCCACCCCGACGAGACCTGGGTGTTCGAGGCGCTGACGCGGGTCACGAGCGACCTGCTCGTGACGGCGGAGAACGAGGGCAACAGCCCACGGCGCGGCCGGGGCGAGGAACGGGTCAGCGTCGTCGACGACGGCGCCGGCGAGTTCCCCCTGTTCCACCGGAACTGGAAGGAGGTGTTCTCGGGGCTGGGGCTGGCACAGCTGCTGGTCGAACCGACCGACCGGGACACGATCCGTGTGTTCAGGGTAGTCTGA